One segment of Anaeromicrobium sediminis DNA contains the following:
- a CDS encoding peptidoglycan D,D-transpeptidase FtsI family protein: MNIISKRIIKVLLLFCIMYLGLILHLSYIEAFKVDEIINNPYNKRLWIKEDNILRGKILDRNKVILADNYENVDKTRKYPFGNMYSHIIGYSFKEYGKSGLEKSFNKVLLGFDKSPIEKVRDTIIGRNNKGNNLILTIDHEIQSYMEKRMKGKKGAVVAMNPKTGEIYGLVSKPDFNPNEIVENWKAIANNENSPLLNRATQGLYTPGSVFKLVTGTSALNYDLEPKYFCEGQTTIDGFILKDYKNIAHKEVDMRKALTYSCNVAFAQMGLDLGYDKIKKTAEKYMFNKDIHFDIATKNSVFPIDRQMSKVDLGSLSIGQGKLLVTPINMAMVTSAIGNDGDIMRPYLVKEITDSKNRIIELTQPKRLANATNGYNAKELTNMMMDVVQFGTGKKAKISGVKVAGKTGTAQTNSKSHDWFVGFAPADNPKVTVVVVLENEGKGGGVSAAPIARDILKNALNVLNE, translated from the coding sequence ATGAACATCATATCTAAGAGAATTATAAAAGTACTATTGCTCTTTTGTATTATGTATCTGGGATTAATACTACATTTAAGTTATATTGAAGCATTTAAAGTGGATGAAATAATTAATAATCCTTATAATAAGAGACTGTGGATTAAAGAGGATAATATTTTAAGAGGAAAAATTTTAGATAGAAATAAAGTAATATTGGCAGATAATTATGAGAATGTAGATAAAACAAGGAAGTATCCCTTTGGAAATATGTATTCTCACATAATAGGGTACTCTTTCAAAGAATATGGAAAGTCAGGTCTTGAAAAATCCTTTAATAAAGTATTATTGGGATTTGATAAATCTCCCATTGAAAAGGTAAGAGATACTATAATTGGGAGAAATAATAAAGGAAATAATTTGATTCTAACTATAGACCATGAAATTCAATCTTATATGGAAAAAAGAATGAAAGGTAAAAAGGGCGCTGTAGTTGCTATGAATCCTAAAACAGGCGAAATCTATGGATTAGTTAGTAAGCCAGACTTTAACCCTAATGAAATAGTGGAAAATTGGAAGGCTATAGCTAACAATGAGAATAGCCCATTACTCAATAGAGCAACGCAAGGTCTTTATACACCAGGGTCTGTATTTAAGCTAGTAACTGGAACTAGTGCCCTTAACTATGACCTTGAACCAAAGTATTTTTGTGAGGGTCAAACTACTATTGATGGATTTATATTAAAAGACTATAAAAATATAGCCCATAAAGAAGTTGACATGAGGAAGGCTTTGACTTATTCTTGTAACGTAGCCTTTGCTCAAATGGGATTAGACTTAGGTTATGATAAAATAAAAAAGACGGCTGAAAAGTATATGTTTAATAAAGATATACATTTTGACATAGCCACTAAGAATTCAGTTTTTCCAATAGATAGACAAATGTCAAAGGTGGATTTAGGATCCCTATCTATCGGCCAAGGAAAACTTTTAGTCACCCCAATAAACATGGCTATGGTAACTTCTGCCATAGGAAATGATGGGGATATAATGAGACCCTATTTAGTAAAAGAGATTACAGATAGTAAAAATAGAATAATAGAACTTACTCAGCCTAAACGATTAGCAAATGCTACTAATGGATATAATGCAAAGGAATTGACCAATATGATGATGGATGTGGTTCAATTTGGAACTGGGAAGAAAGCCAAAATAAGTGGTGTTAAAGTGGCTGGTAAAACAGGGACAGCCCAGACAAATTCCAAGTCCCATGATTGGTTTGTAGGTTTTGCACCAGCAGATAATCCAAAGGTTACAGTTGTAGTAGTTTTGGAGAATGAGGGAAAAGGTGGGGGTGTATCAGCAGCTCCTATCGCAAGAGACATATTAAAAAATGCATTAAATGTATTGAATGAATAG
- a CDS encoding FtsW/RodA/SpoVE family cell cycle protein produces the protein MFNDFFFKKMPQNLIVLINLLAIFLLYMYQNVFDPGTLLWGGLFIVTIYVANLSLSKLSPNGDNYIFLIVSMLSSIGVIMIYRLNPKYGLKQVAWFAIGIIFYFITYVAVKRIKNWQNWTKHYIIISVGLFILTLVLGDKIKGATNWIKIGPIGLQPSELIKILFVFYLASYYSNKKMNFYVFLGSIYVFILFLFIQRDLGAAMIFYFTFFMILYINEEDRKQIYVQIILATVIAILSYIFVYHVRVRVIAWLDPWKYIEKEGYQITQSLFAIASGGFFGTGLGLGYPKLIPEVHTDFIFSAICEELGIFGGIAVIMLFLILIYRGFKIALNQHNKFFKIVSIGMTVILGFQAFIIIGGVTKFIPLTGVTLPFVSYGGSSLVSSFLLVGILQVASEEIDTYQEEKDEHHI, from the coding sequence ATGTTTAATGATTTCTTTTTTAAAAAGATGCCTCAAAATCTAATAGTTTTAATAAATTTGCTGGCAATATTTTTGCTTTATATGTATCAGAACGTCTTTGATCCAGGGACCCTTTTGTGGGGAGGCTTGTTTATTGTAACCATATATGTGGCCAATCTTTCTTTATCTAAATTATCTCCAAATGGAGACAATTATATATTTCTAATAGTAAGTATGTTATCTAGTATAGGTGTAATAATGATTTATAGATTAAACCCTAAATATGGTTTAAAGCAAGTGGCTTGGTTTGCCATTGGGATAATTTTTTATTTCATAACTTATGTGGCTGTTAAGAGGATCAAGAATTGGCAAAACTGGACTAAACATTATATTATAATATCAGTTGGCCTATTTATTCTAACTTTAGTTTTAGGAGATAAAATAAAAGGTGCCACTAACTGGATTAAAATAGGACCAATTGGATTGCAACCATCAGAGTTAATTAAGATATTATTTGTATTTTATTTGGCTTCTTACTATTCTAATAAAAAAATGAATTTTTATGTGTTCTTAGGCTCCATATATGTGTTCATACTATTTTTATTTATTCAAAGAGATTTAGGAGCAGCCATGATATTTTACTTTACCTTTTTTATGATTCTATACATTAATGAAGAGGATAGAAAGCAAATATATGTTCAAATTATATTGGCAACCGTAATAGCCATATTAAGTTATATATTTGTATATCATGTAAGAGTAAGGGTAATAGCTTGGTTAGATCCATGGAAATATATAGAAAAAGAAGGTTATCAAATAACTCAATCCTTGTTTGCCATAGCTTCAGGAGGGTTCTTTGGTACGGGATTAGGTCTTGGATATCCTAAACTAATACCTGAAGTACATACGGATTTCATATTTTCAGCCATATGTGAAGAATTGGGTATATTTGGTGGAATTGCAGTAATAATGTTGTTTTTAATATTAATATATAGGGGCTTTAAAATAGCACTTAATCAGCATAATAAATTTTTTAAGATAGTCTCCATTGGAATGACAGTTATATTAGGATTTCAAGCATTTATAATAATAGGTGGAGTTACAAAGTTTATTCCTCTTACGGGAGTTACTCTTCCTTTTGTAAGTTACGGTGGAAGTTCACTAGTTTCTAGCTTTTTACTAGTAGGAATACTTCAAGTAGCTTCTGAGGAAATAGATACATATCAGGAGGAGAAAGATGAACATCATATCTAA
- a CDS encoding FHA domain-containing protein, translating into MYNFFSTIIKYAFILIIYLFIFNIMKMIYLDIQNMTGLIGNCPYLKLINRKDTLPFKIKEVYPLDKTMSIGRKNDNHITIKDPTISNYQAKIVLNEDYFLIKDENSANGTFINGEKIIDTVMLQNGDRIKMGQVEFLYVDTVKEV; encoded by the coding sequence ATGTATAATTTTTTTTCAACAATAATTAAATATGCATTTATTTTAATAATATATCTATTTATATTTAATATTATGAAAATGATTTATTTAGATATTCAAAATATGACAGGACTAATTGGAAATTGTCCATATTTAAAGCTTATAAATAGGAAGGACACCTTGCCCTTTAAAATAAAGGAAGTATATCCTTTAGATAAAACCATGTCCATAGGAAGAAAAAATGATAACCATATAACCATAAAAGATCCAACCATATCAAACTATCAAGCTAAAATAGTTTTAAATGAGGATTATTTTTTAATAAAAGACGAAAATAGTGCAAATGGAACTTTTATTAATGGAGAAAAAATAATAGATACGGTTATGTTACAAAATGGAGATAGAATAAAAATGGGTCAGGTAGAATTTTTATACGTGGATACCGTTAAAGAGGTGTAA
- the fabI gene encoding enoyl-ACP reductase FabI, with protein sequence MSGLLKGKNILIMGVANKRSIAWGIAQELHKHGANLAFTYVGERSLTNLEKLLSDDMKDAKVYECDVTNDENVAEVFGKLKEDVGVLHGLVHAIAHSKKEELAGNFYDTSRDGFKLANDISAYSFVLVTKHAQEIMTEGGSILTLTYLGAERAIPNYNVMGVAKAALEASTRYLAKDLGEREIRVNAISAGPIKTLAARGVKDFNDLLKQAEDKIPRGRTVDPKEVGGTAVFLCSDLSTGVTGEVIHVDAGFSMVG encoded by the coding sequence ATGAGTGGATTATTAAAAGGTAAAAATATCTTAATAATGGGAGTTGCAAACAAAAGAAGTATTGCATGGGGTATAGCACAAGAGCTTCATAAACATGGAGCAAACTTAGCATTTACATATGTAGGAGAAAGAAGTCTGACAAATTTAGAAAAATTACTTAGCGATGATATGAAAGATGCTAAGGTTTATGAATGTGATGTTACTAATGATGAGAATGTGGCAGAAGTATTTGGAAAATTAAAGGAAGATGTAGGAGTGTTACATGGATTAGTTCATGCTATTGCTCACTCTAAAAAGGAAGAATTAGCTGGAAACTTCTATGATACATCAAGGGATGGATTTAAATTAGCAAATGATATTAGTGCTTATTCATTTGTATTAGTAACTAAACATGCCCAAGAAATTATGACTGAGGGTGGATCAATTCTTACATTAACTTACTTAGGAGCTGAAAGAGCTATTCCTAACTACAATGTTATGGGAGTTGCTAAAGCAGCCTTAGAGGCATCTACAAGATACTTAGCTAAAGATCTTGGAGAAAGGGAAATTAGAGTTAATGCTATATCAGCAGGTCCTATTAAGACATTAGCAGCTAGAGGAGTTAAAGACTTTAACGACCTATTAAAGCAAGCAGAGGACAAGATTCCAAGAGGAAGAACAGTTGACCCTAAAGAAGTTGGAGGAACAGCAGTATTCCTATGTAGTGATCTAAGTACAGGAGTAACAGGAGAAGTTATTCACGTTGATGCTGGATTTAGCATGGTAGGATAA